One stretch of Streptococcus australis DNA includes these proteins:
- the glgB gene encoding 1,4-alpha-glucan branching protein GlgB: protein MNNQEALRTFTTGENFHLQHYLGAHKEEKDGEIGFTFRVWAPNAQAVHLVGDFTNWTEHQIPMVRNESGVWEVFTSLAHEGQIYKYHITRANGHQIMKIDPLAVRFEARPETGAILTDIPEKKWKDGLWLARRKRWGFFERPVNIYEAHAGSWKRNPDGSPYSFAQLKEELIPYLVEMNYTHIEFMPLMAHPLGLSWGYQLMGYFAMEHSYGRPEEFQDFVEECHLNNIGVIVDWVPGHFTINDDALAYYDGTPTFEYQDHNKAHNYGWGALNFDLGKNEVQSFLISSIKHWIEFYHLDGIRVDAVSNMLYLDYDNAPWTPNKDGGNLNYEGYYFLRRLNDVIKLEHPDVMMIAEESSSATQITGSREAGGLGFDYKWNMGWMNDILRFYEEDPIYRKYDFNLVTFSFMYVFKENYLLPFSHDEVVHGKKSMMHKMWGDRYNQFAGLRNLYTYQICHPGKKLLFMGSEYGQFLEWKSEEQLEWSNLEDYMNSKMKHFTSQLNQFYKDHRCLWEIDTSYDGIEIIDADNRDQSVLSFIRKSKKDEMLVCVFNMAPVERKDFTIGLPVAGVYEEVWNTELEEWGGVWKEHNQTVQTQEGLWKDYKQTLTFTLPAMGASIWKIKRRLKPTKTVTNKTQKGVENEE from the coding sequence ATGAATAATCAAGAAGCATTGAGAACCTTCACTACTGGAGAAAATTTTCATCTTCAGCACTATCTAGGAGCACATAAAGAGGAAAAAGACGGAGAAATTGGTTTTACTTTCCGTGTTTGGGCACCCAACGCCCAGGCTGTGCACTTAGTTGGTGATTTTACAAACTGGACAGAACACCAAATTCCTATGGTACGGAATGAATCGGGTGTTTGGGAAGTCTTCACAAGTCTGGCTCATGAAGGGCAGATTTATAAGTATCATATCACGCGTGCAAATGGGCACCAGATTATGAAAATTGATCCATTGGCGGTTCGTTTTGAGGCTCGCCCAGAGACTGGAGCCATCCTGACTGATATTCCAGAGAAAAAATGGAAAGATGGTCTTTGGCTAGCTAGGAGAAAACGCTGGGGCTTTTTTGAGAGACCAGTCAATATTTATGAAGCCCACGCTGGATCTTGGAAAAGAAATCCAGATGGTAGTCCATACAGCTTTGCACAACTTAAGGAAGAACTCATTCCATACCTTGTTGAGATGAACTACACTCACATCGAGTTTATGCCTTTAATGGCTCACCCCCTTGGATTGAGTTGGGGCTACCAGCTTATGGGTTACTTTGCTATGGAGCACTCTTATGGGCGACCAGAGGAATTCCAAGATTTTGTTGAGGAATGCCATTTAAATAACATCGGTGTAATTGTGGACTGGGTTCCAGGTCATTTCACTATCAATGATGACGCCCTTGCTTATTACGATGGAACTCCGACCTTTGAATACCAAGACCACAACAAGGCTCATAACTACGGTTGGGGAGCTCTTAACTTTGACCTTGGGAAGAATGAAGTTCAGTCTTTCTTGATTTCTAGTATTAAACACTGGATTGAGTTTTATCATTTAGATGGTATTCGTGTCGATGCAGTCAGCAATATGCTCTACCTAGACTATGATAATGCTCCATGGACTCCTAACAAAGATGGTGGTAACCTCAACTACGAAGGTTACTATTTCCTTCGACGATTGAATGATGTGATTAAGTTAGAACATCCAGATGTGATGATGATAGCAGAAGAAAGCTCGTCAGCTACCCAGATTACTGGTTCGAGAGAGGCTGGTGGACTTGGCTTTGACTATAAGTGGAATATGGGCTGGATGAATGATATTCTTCGTTTCTATGAGGAAGATCCTATTTATCGTAAGTATGATTTCAATCTAGTGACTTTCAGTTTCATGTATGTTTTCAAAGAAAACTACCTCTTACCATTTTCACACGATGAAGTCGTTCACGGCAAGAAGAGTATGATGCACAAGATGTGGGGCGATCGTTATAATCAATTTGCCGGCTTGCGCAATCTTTACACCTATCAAATTTGCCACCCTGGTAAGAAATTGCTCTTTATGGGAAGTGAATACGGGCAATTCTTAGAGTGGAAATCTGAAGAGCAATTAGAATGGTCAAACTTAGAAGATTACATGAACTCTAAGATGAAACATTTTACTTCGCAGCTTAATCAATTTTACAAAGACCATCGTTGTCTTTGGGAGATTGATACTAGCTATGACGGTATTGAAATCATCGATGCTGATAATAGAGACCAAAGTGTCCTTTCCTTTATTCGCAAGAGTAAAAAAGATGAGATGTTAGTCTGCGTCTTTAATATGGCACCAGTTGAACGGAAAGACTTTACAATCGGACTTCCTGTTGCAGGTGTCTATGAAGAAGTTTGGAATACAGAATTAGAAGAATGGGGAGGAGTGTGGAAAGAACACAACCAAACAGTTCAAACTCAAGAAGGATTATGGAAGGATTATAAGCAGACCTTGACCTTTACCCTGCCAGCTATGGGAGCAAGTATCTGGAAGATTAAACGACGCTTGAAACCAACTAAAACCGTCACAAATAAAACCCAAAAAGGAGTAGAAAATGAAGAATGA
- the ligA gene encoding NAD-dependent DNA ligase LigA, with translation MNERMNELVALLNRYATEYYTNDNPSVSDSEYDRLYRELVELEAAYPDQVLADSPTHRVGGKVLDGFEKYSHQYPLYSLQDAFSREELEAFDARVRKELAHPTYICELKIDGLSISLTYEKGILVVGATRGDGSVGENITENLKRVKDIPLTLPEELDITVRGECYMPRASFDQVNQGRQENGEPEFANPRNAAAGTLRQLDTTVVAKRNLATFLYQEASPSTRDSQEKVLKHLEQLGFVVNSNRILAENIDEIWNFIQEVGQERDNLPYDIDGVVIKVNDLAGQEELGFTVKAPKWAVAYKFPAEEKEAQLLSVDWTVGRTGVVTPTANLTPVQLAGTTVSRATLHNVDYIAEKDIRKDDTVIVYKAGDIIPAVLRVVESKRVSEEKLDIPINCPSCDSHLLHFEDEVALRCINPRCPAQIMEGLIHFASRDAMNITGLGPSIVEKLFAANLVKDVADIYRLKEDDFLLLEGIKEKSASKLYQAIQASKENSAEKLLLGLGIRHVGSKASQLLLQHFHSIENLAQADPEEVASIESLGSVIAQSLQTYFATEGSKILLDELKDAGVNLDYKGQTVVADAALTGLTVVLTGKLERLTRSEAKSKLESLGAKVTGSVSKKTDLIVAGADAGSKLQKAQELGIEVRDEAWLESL, from the coding sequence ATGAATGAAAGAATGAATGAGTTAGTTGCCTTACTCAACCGCTATGCGACCGAGTACTATACGAATGACAATCCCTCGGTTTCAGATAGTGAGTATGATCGCCTCTACCGAGAGTTAGTCGAGTTGGAAGCTGCCTATCCAGATCAAGTTTTAGCAGATAGTCCGACCCATCGCGTTGGTGGTAAGGTTTTAGATGGTTTTGAAAAATACAGTCATCAGTATCCTCTTTATAGTTTGCAGGATGCTTTTTCACGTGAAGAGTTAGAGGCTTTTGATGCGCGTGTTCGAAAGGAGTTAGCCCATCCCACTTATATCTGTGAGCTAAAAATCGATGGTTTGTCTATCTCGCTAACTTATGAAAAGGGGATTTTGGTTGTCGGTGCTACACGTGGAGATGGTTCTGTTGGTGAAAATATCACAGAAAATCTCAAGCGTGTCAAGGACATTCCTTTAACCCTGCCAGAAGAACTAGATATTACCGTTCGTGGAGAGTGTTATATGCCACGCGCTTCCTTTGATCAGGTTAACCAAGGCCGCCAAGAAAATGGGGAACCTGAATTTGCCAATCCTCGTAATGCGGCGGCAGGAACTTTGCGTCAGCTGGATACGACAGTAGTAGCCAAACGCAATCTTGCGACTTTTCTCTATCAAGAAGCTAGTCCTTCTACTCGAGATAGTCAGGAAAAGGTCTTGAAGCATCTTGAACAACTAGGTTTTGTGGTCAATTCTAATCGAATTCTGGCTGAAAACATAGATGAAATCTGGAATTTTATCCAAGAAGTAGGACAGGAACGAGACAATCTTCCCTATGATATTGATGGGGTGGTAATCAAGGTCAATGACCTAGCAGGTCAAGAAGAACTCGGTTTTACCGTCAAGGCTCCAAAGTGGGCAGTAGCTTACAAGTTCCCTGCTGAGGAAAAAGAAGCTCAACTCTTATCAGTTGATTGGACAGTTGGTCGTACGGGAGTCGTGACTCCAACTGCAAATCTAACACCAGTACAACTAGCTGGAACAACTGTTAGCCGTGCGACACTGCACAATGTAGATTATATCGCCGAAAAGGATATCCGCAAAGATGATACGGTTATCGTCTATAAGGCTGGAGACATCATCCCTGCTGTTTTGCGCGTGGTAGAGTCCAAACGTGTTTCTGAAGAAAAACTAGATATTCCGATTAATTGTCCAAGTTGTGATAGTCACTTACTTCATTTCGAAGATGAGGTTGCTCTACGTTGTATCAATCCTCGCTGTCCTGCTCAAATCATGGAAGGTTTGATTCACTTTGCCTCTCGAGATGCCATGAATATTACAGGACTTGGTCCATCTATCGTTGAAAAGCTTTTTGCTGCCAATTTAGTAAAGGATGTGGCGGATATTTACCGTTTGAAAGAAGATGATTTCCTCCTTTTGGAGGGCATCAAGGAAAAGTCTGCTTCTAAACTGTATCAGGCTATTCAAGCATCTAAGGAAAACTCTGCTGAAAAGCTCTTGCTTGGTCTGGGAATTCGCCATGTCGGAAGTAAAGCAAGTCAGCTCTTGCTCCAACATTTCCACTCTATTGAAAATCTAGCTCAAGCTGATCCAGAGGAAGTAGCAAGTATCGAAAGCTTGGGTAGTGTGATTGCTCAAAGTCTTCAGACTTATTTTGCTACAGAAGGATCGAAGATTCTCTTAGACGAGTTGAAAGACGCTGGAGTTAATCTGGACTACAAAGGGCAGACAGTAGTGGCAGATGCGGCCTTGACAGGTTTGACCGTTGTACTGACAGGAAAATTGGAACGCCTCACACGATCTGAAGCTAAAAGTAAACTCGAAAGTCTAGGTGCCAAAGTAACAGGTAGCGTATCCAAGAAAACTGATCTTATCGTAGCAGGAGCAGATGCAGGAAGTAAACTGCAAAAAGCACAAGAACTAGGTATCGAGGTTCGCGATGAAGCTTGGCTGGAAAGTTTGTAA
- a CDS encoding glucose-1-phosphate adenylyltransferase produces the protein MKNEMLALILAGGQGTRLGKLTQSIAKPAVQFGGRYRIIDFALSNCANSGIHNVGVITQYQPLALNNHIGNGSSWGLDGISSGVSILQPYSASEGNRWFEGTSHAIYQNIDYIDSVNPEYVLILSGDHIYKMDYDDMLQSHKDNNASLTVAVLDVPLKEASRFGIMNTDANNRIVEFEEKPAQPKSTKASMGIYIFDWKRLRNMLVAAEKSNVDMSDFGKNVIPNYLESGESVYAYEFSGYWKDVGTIESLWEANMEYISPENALDSRNRQWKIYSRNLISPPNYFGEHAHVEDSLVVDGCFVDGTVKRSILSTEAQVREGAEVIDSVIMSGAVIGHGAKITRAIIGEGAIVSDGVVIDGTDEVQVVGYNEVVGVATDED, from the coding sequence ATGAAGAATGAAATGCTAGCTTTGATTCTTGCTGGTGGGCAAGGAACACGTCTCGGAAAACTCACTCAAAGCATCGCTAAACCAGCAGTGCAATTCGGTGGGCGCTACCGCATCATTGACTTTGCGCTTTCAAACTGTGCTAACTCTGGGATTCATAACGTCGGTGTTATTACGCAGTATCAACCTCTTGCCTTGAACAACCATATTGGAAATGGTTCTAGCTGGGGTCTGGATGGTATTAGTTCAGGGGTCTCAATCCTGCAACCTTATTCCGCTAGTGAAGGAAACCGTTGGTTTGAAGGGACTAGTCACGCTATCTACCAAAATATCGACTACATTGATAGTGTTAATCCTGAGTATGTTTTGATCCTTTCAGGTGACCATATCTACAAGATGGACTACGATGATATGCTCCAATCTCATAAGGATAACAATGCCAGTTTGACAGTAGCTGTTCTAGATGTGCCTCTCAAAGAAGCTAGTCGTTTTGGTATCATGAATACAGATGCCAACAATCGTATTGTTGAATTTGAAGAAAAACCTGCACAACCTAAGTCTACCAAGGCTTCTATGGGGATTTATATCTTTGACTGGAAACGTCTCCGCAATATGCTTGTTGCTGCTGAAAAGAGCAATGTCGATATGTCAGACTTTGGTAAGAACGTTATTCCTAACTACCTTGAGTCAGGTGAGAGTGTCTATGCCTATGAATTTAGTGGTTACTGGAAAGATGTTGGTACCATCGAATCACTCTGGGAAGCGAATATGGAGTATATTTCACCAGAAAATGCATTGGATAGCCGCAATCGTCAGTGGAAGATCTACTCACGCAACTTGATTTCACCGCCAAACTACTTTGGAGAGCACGCACATGTAGAAGATTCATTGGTTGTGGATGGCTGTTTTGTAGATGGAACTGTCAAGCGCTCGATTCTTTCAACAGAAGCACAGGTTCGTGAAGGAGCAGAAGTCATTGATTCAGTCATCATGAGTGGTGCTGTTATTGGTCACGGTGCAAAAATTACACGTGCCATTATTGGTGAAGGTGCGATTGTTTCTGATGGTGTTGTGATTGACGGAACTGACGAAGTGCAAGTAGTAGGATACAATGAAGTAGTGGGGGTAGCAACAGATGAAGATTGA
- a CDS encoding MFS transporter: protein MNRHAIQLISRGAINRIGNMLYDYGNSVWLASMGIGQTVLGIYQISELVTSILVNPFGGVISDRFSRRKILMTTDLVCGILCLAISFIRNDSLMIAALIFANIVQAVAFAFSRTANKAIITEVVEKDEIVTYNARLELVLQVVGVSSPVLSFIVLQFASLHMTLVLDAISFFIAFSLVAFLPKKETQEQEKKTFSWKNIFADMKEGIRYIWRQQEIFFLLLVASSVNFFFAAFEFLLPFSNRLYGVEGAYASILTMGAIGSIIGALLASKIKASVYNLLILLTLTGVGVFMMGLPLPTFLSFSGNLVCELFMTIFNIHFFTQVQTKVEGEYLGRVLSTIFTLAILFMPIAKGFMTVLPSVHLSSFLIIGSGVVILSCLSLVYVRSHFEKDS, encoded by the coding sequence ATGAATCGACATGCAATCCAGTTGATTAGTCGTGGGGCTATTAATAGGATAGGAAATATGCTCTATGATTATGGAAATAGTGTTTGGTTGGCATCAATGGGGATAGGACAGACTGTTCTTGGGATTTATCAAATTTCTGAACTCGTCACATCGATTCTGGTCAATCCCTTTGGCGGAGTGATTTCAGACCGCTTTTCGCGTCGCAAAATTTTGATGACGACAGACTTGGTTTGTGGTATTCTCTGTTTAGCTATTTCTTTCATCAGAAATGATAGCTTGATGATTGCTGCTCTGATCTTCGCCAATATTGTTCAGGCGGTTGCCTTTGCATTTTCTCGTACAGCCAACAAAGCTATTATAACTGAGGTTGTAGAAAAAGACGAGATTGTGACCTATAATGCTCGCTTAGAGCTCGTTTTGCAGGTTGTAGGTGTTAGCTCCCCTGTACTTTCTTTCATCGTTTTACAATTTGCCAGTCTCCATATGACTCTTGTTTTAGATGCCATTAGTTTTTTCATCGCATTTAGCCTAGTAGCCTTTCTCCCTAAAAAAGAGACTCAGGAACAAGAGAAAAAGACTTTCAGCTGGAAAAATATTTTTGCTGATATGAAAGAAGGGATTCGCTATATCTGGCGCCAGCAAGAGATCTTTTTCCTTTTGTTAGTAGCTTCCAGTGTTAATTTCTTTTTTGCAGCTTTTGAATTTCTCCTCCCTTTTTCAAATCGACTTTACGGGGTAGAAGGAGCTTATGCGAGTATTTTGACTATGGGCGCTATTGGTTCGATTATCGGAGCTCTTCTAGCTAGTAAAATAAAGGCAAGTGTTTATAATCTTTTGATTCTATTGACTTTGACTGGAGTTGGAGTTTTTATGATGGGATTACCACTGCCAACTTTTCTTTCCTTTTCTGGAAATTTAGTTTGTGAACTGTTTATGACGATTTTTAATATTCACTTTTTTACTCAGGTGCAAACCAAGGTTGAGGGGGAATACTTGGGAAGAGTCCTAAGCACCATTTTTACCTTAGCCATCCTATTTATGCCAATTGCAAAAGGCTTTATGACAGTGCTGCCAAGTGTACACCTCTCTTCCTTTCTGATAATCGGAAGCGGGGTCGTTATCCTGTCTTGTCTATCCCTTGTTTACGTACGAAGTCATTTTGAAAAAGACTCATAA
- the pulA gene encoding type I pullulanase, giving the protein MYNYPVLLHFHRKNGDYTACSFSTDRDENKSSLTSETTYFGLQFSFTVTSQEKVDSFTFKAEIDGVLKEYLVRFNYYPLLTEAWILEGDETVYYSENPAIASPYYKDQNPFAFDKAIHSASFDHHWGYQGELGYSISDYQTSFKLWAPTATAVQVVVYENTSNDAPIWKTFNLERGNSYSYSHKYNTIGVWSVDLNENLAGKAYQYQIEFPHHQTLTRDPYTIATSPDGKRSVILSHQDRQVEGFKVKHGTEAPWRLENPCKAVICEMHIRDFTKSPTSGVPEELRGTFLGAAQTGTVNQYGQATAFDYIKELGCNYVQLQPIFDRHKEYDQDGNVTYNWGYDPQNYNAPETSFSSNPDDPGQVIRDLKTMIQAYHDAGIGVIMDVVYNHTFSTVDAPFQTTVPDYFYRMNRDGTFQNGTGVGNETASEHEMFRKYMIDSILYWVKEYNIDGFRFDLMGIHDVKTMQAIRWALDEVDPRILTYGEGWDMGTGLAPYDKAKKDNAYQMPNIGFFNDNQRDAIKGGEVYGAIKSGFVSGAATEPIVAKAILGSRELGSYLSPNQVLNYVEAHDNYNLHDLLATLHPDKSSDQIMRKVETATAMNLLMQGMAFIELGQEFGRTKLIPTGEHGELTPADRERAMNSYNAPDSVNQVNWDLINERQDSIEFIRQIIRLKTQISAFSYPTYEEIYRHVFVHTAAENSGWIVYEIHGGAEHLLVVFNAKGTSFYFENAGKLEMFLTNSRSKQENVIDDISVAVLKVLS; this is encoded by the coding sequence ATGTACAATTATCCCGTTCTCCTCCATTTTCATAGAAAAAATGGAGATTATACAGCTTGCTCATTTAGCACAGACCGAGATGAAAACAAAAGCTCTTTAACTTCAGAGACCACTTATTTTGGTCTTCAGTTTTCTTTTACCGTGACCAGTCAGGAAAAGGTGGATAGTTTCACCTTCAAAGCCGAGATAGATGGTGTACTAAAAGAATATCTTGTACGTTTTAACTACTATCCCTTGCTAACAGAAGCATGGATTTTAGAGGGCGACGAGACTGTTTATTATTCTGAAAACCCAGCCATTGCTAGTCCTTACTATAAAGATCAAAATCCTTTTGCCTTTGATAAAGCCATCCATAGCGCAAGCTTTGATCATCACTGGGGATATCAAGGAGAGTTAGGATATAGTATCTCAGACTACCAGACAAGCTTTAAACTCTGGGCTCCAACAGCTACAGCTGTTCAGGTGGTTGTCTATGAAAACACTAGTAACGATGCACCGATTTGGAAAACCTTTAATCTAGAGCGTGGGAATAGCTATTCATACAGTCATAAGTACAATACCATTGGTGTTTGGAGTGTAGACCTGAATGAAAATCTTGCTGGTAAGGCTTATCAGTATCAGATTGAATTTCCTCACCACCAGACTTTGACGAGAGACCCTTACACGATTGCCACAAGTCCTGACGGAAAACGTTCCGTAATTCTTTCTCATCAAGACAGACAAGTAGAAGGATTCAAAGTCAAACATGGGACAGAAGCGCCATGGCGTTTGGAGAATCCATGTAAAGCAGTTATCTGTGAAATGCATATTCGTGATTTTACCAAATCGCCTACATCTGGTGTTCCTGAAGAACTCCGCGGAACCTTCTTGGGTGCTGCTCAGACTGGAACAGTTAACCAGTACGGTCAAGCAACCGCCTTTGACTATATTAAAGAACTTGGTTGCAACTATGTTCAACTTCAACCCATCTTTGATCGTCATAAGGAATATGATCAAGATGGAAATGTAACCTATAACTGGGGCTATGACCCTCAAAACTACAACGCACCAGAAACGAGCTTCTCTAGCAATCCAGATGATCCCGGACAAGTTATTCGAGACCTCAAGACCATGATTCAGGCTTATCATGATGCAGGAATCGGTGTCATTATGGACGTGGTTTATAACCATACCTTCTCAACAGTGGACGCTCCATTCCAGACAACTGTTCCCGATTATTTCTATCGTATGAATCGTGATGGAACTTTTCAAAACGGTACGGGGGTAGGAAATGAAACTGCAAGTGAACACGAGATGTTCCGCAAGTATATGATTGATTCCATCCTTTATTGGGTGAAAGAATACAATATTGACGGTTTCCGTTTCGACTTGATGGGCATTCATGATGTCAAAACTATGCAGGCAATTCGTTGGGCACTGGATGAGGTCGATCCGCGTATTCTCACTTATGGAGAAGGCTGGGATATGGGAACAGGTCTTGCTCCTTATGACAAGGCTAAGAAGGATAACGCCTATCAGATGCCAAATATAGGTTTCTTTAACGATAATCAGCGTGATGCGATCAAAGGAGGAGAAGTTTATGGAGCAATCAAATCAGGATTTGTGAGTGGTGCTGCTACAGAACCAATCGTCGCCAAGGCTATTCTTGGTAGCCGAGAGTTGGGATCTTATCTCAGTCCAAACCAAGTTCTCAACTATGTTGAAGCTCATGACAATTACAATCTTCATGACTTGCTAGCAACCCTTCATCCTGATAAGAGTTCCGACCAGATTATGCGCAAGGTTGAGACAGCGACAGCTATGAATCTTCTCATGCAAGGAATGGCCTTTATAGAACTAGGTCAAGAGTTTGGACGAACTAAGTTGATTCCAACTGGTGAACATGGAGAACTAACTCCTGCAGACCGAGAACGTGCTATGAATAGCTATAATGCTCCGGACAGTGTTAACCAAGTCAACTGGGATCTGATCAATGAACGCCAAGACAGCATTGAGTTTATTCGTCAGATTATCCGCCTAAAAACGCAAATCAGTGCCTTCTCTTATCCAACATATGAAGAAATTTACCGTCATGTCTTTGTCCATACAGCTGCTGAGAATAGTGGCTGGATTGTTTACGAGATTCACGGTGGAGCAGAGCACTTATTGGTGGTATTCAATGCTAAGGGAACTTCCTTCTACTTTGAAAATGCAGGTAAGCTTGAAATGTTCCTTACCAACAGTCGTTCAAAACAAGAAAATGTTATTGATGATATTAGTGTCGCAGTTTTAAAAGTGCTCTCATAA
- a CDS encoding NADP-dependent glyceraldehyde-3-phosphate dehydrogenase yields the protein MTNYQNLVNGNWKSSEKEITIYSPINQEKLGTVPAMSQAEVDEAMKAARAALPAWRDLAPVERAAYLHKVAAVLERDKEKIGTILAKEVAKGIKAAIGEVVRTADLIRFAAEEGLRITGQAMEGGGFEAASKNKLAVVRREPVGVVLAIAPFNYPVNLSGSKIAPALIAGNVVMFKPPTQGSISGLLLAKAFDEAGIPAGVFNTITGRGSEIGDYIIEHKEVNFINFTGSTPIGERIGRLAGMRPIMLELGGKDAAIVLEDADLEHAAKQIVGGAFSYSGQRCTAIKRVLVVESVADKLAELLQAEVAKLTVGDPFDNADITPVIDNASADFIWGLIEDAQEKGAKSLSPIKREGNLIWPGLFDYVTRDMKLAWEEPFGPVLPIIRVSDANEAVAIANESEFGLQSSVFTNDFKKAFEIAEKLEVGTVHINNKTQRGPDNFPFLGVKGSGAGVQGIKYSIEAMTNVKSIVFDVK from the coding sequence TTGACAAATTATCAGAATTTAGTAAATGGAAATTGGAAATCATCTGAAAAGGAAATTACAATCTATTCACCCATTAATCAGGAAAAGCTGGGGACAGTACCAGCTATGAGTCAGGCTGAAGTAGATGAGGCTATGAAAGCTGCGCGTGCAGCTCTCCCAGCATGGCGTGATTTAGCACCAGTTGAACGTGCAGCCTATCTGCATAAGGTAGCAGCTGTTTTAGAACGCGATAAGGAAAAAATTGGTACAATTCTTGCCAAAGAGGTTGCTAAAGGGATAAAAGCAGCCATTGGAGAAGTAGTACGTACAGCAGATTTGATTCGTTTTGCTGCTGAAGAAGGTCTCCGTATCACTGGACAAGCAATGGAAGGTGGCGGTTTTGAAGCTGCAAGTAAAAACAAACTAGCCGTTGTCCGTCGTGAGCCAGTTGGTGTCGTTTTAGCTATCGCGCCATTTAACTATCCAGTTAACCTTTCTGGATCTAAGATTGCTCCGGCTTTGATTGCAGGGAATGTCGTCATGTTTAAACCGCCAACACAAGGATCTATCTCAGGTCTGTTATTAGCCAAGGCTTTTGATGAGGCAGGTATTCCAGCAGGAGTATTTAATACGATAACTGGACGAGGTTCTGAAATCGGTGACTATATCATTGAACACAAAGAAGTTAACTTTATCAACTTTACTGGCTCGACTCCAATTGGTGAGCGAATCGGTCGTTTAGCTGGAATGCGTCCTATCATGCTTGAACTTGGTGGAAAAGATGCAGCAATTGTTCTCGAAGATGCAGACTTGGAACACGCAGCTAAACAAATCGTAGGTGGTGCATTTAGCTATTCTGGTCAGCGTTGTACCGCTATCAAACGTGTTTTGGTTGTGGAAAGTGTAGCGGATAAATTGGCTGAATTACTTCAAGCAGAAGTTGCTAAGCTAACCGTTGGTGACCCATTTGACAATGCTGATATCACACCTGTTATTGATAATGCTTCAGCTGACTTCATCTGGGGATTGATTGAAGATGCTCAGGAAAAGGGTGCCAAATCGCTCAGTCCAATCAAACGTGAGGGCAATCTCATTTGGCCAGGACTTTTTGATTATGTCACAAGAGATATGAAATTAGCATGGGAAGAACCGTTTGGTCCTGTTCTGCCAATTATCCGTGTTTCTGATGCAAATGAAGCGGTAGCAATTGCCAATGAATCTGAGTTCGGTCTTCAATCATCCGTATTCACAAATGACTTTAAAAAAGCGTTTGAAATCGCTGAAAAACTTGAAGTCGGTACTGTTCACATTAATAATAAAACGCAACGTGGGCCAGATAATTTCCCATTCCTTGGTGTAAAAGGTTCTGGTGCAGGAGTACAAGGAATTAAATATAGTATCGAAGCAATGACAAACGTAAAATCCATTGTTTTTGATGTGAAATAA
- a CDS encoding Rgg family transcriptional regulator, whose translation MEHLGKVFREFRTSGKYSLKEAAGESCSTSQLSRFELGESDLAVSRFFEILDNIHVTIENFMDKARDFQNHEHVALMAQIIPLYYSNDIAGFQKLQKEQLEKAKSSTNPLYFELNWILLQGLICQRDAHYTMRQSDLEKVADYLFQTEEWTMYELILFGNLYTFYNVDYVARIGREVMEREDYYKEIGRHRKLVLILALNCYQHCLENRSFADADYFEGYVEKLIGNGIKLYERNIFHYLNGFSLYQRDLKEEGCSQMQEAMHIFEVLGLPEQVAYYQEHYEKFVNV comes from the coding sequence ATGGAACATCTTGGAAAGGTATTTCGTGAATTTCGAACAAGTGGGAAGTACTCCTTGAAAGAGGCGGCAGGTGAATCGTGTTCAACCTCTCAGTTATCTCGCTTCGAGCTTGGGGAGTCTGATCTAGCAGTTTCTCGTTTCTTTGAGATTTTGGATAATATTCATGTGACCATTGAAAATTTCATGGACAAGGCTAGGGATTTTCAAAATCATGAACATGTTGCCTTAATGGCACAGATTATTCCGCTTTACTATTCAAATGATATTGCAGGTTTTCAAAAGCTTCAAAAGGAACAGCTTGAGAAAGCAAAGAGTTCGACCAATCCCCTCTATTTTGAGCTGAATTGGATTTTGCTACAAGGTCTGATTTGTCAAAGGGATGCTCATTACACGATGAGGCAGAGTGATTTGGAAAAGGTGGCGGATTATCTTTTCCAAACAGAAGAATGGACCATGTATGAGTTGATTCTTTTCGGGAATCTCTATACTTTCTACAATGTGGACTATGTGGCTCGGATTGGCAGAGAAGTCATGGAGCGAGAAGACTACTACAAAGAAATTGGTCGGCATCGAAAACTTGTTTTGATTTTAGCTCTTAACTGTTACCAGCATTGTTTGGAAAATCGGTCCTTTGCGGATGCGGACTATTTTGAGGGCTATGTAGAGAAGTTGATTGGAAATGGTATCAAGCTTTATGAGCGCAATATCTTCCATTATCTCAATGGTTTCTCCCTCTACCAGAGAGACTTGAAAGAAGAGGGTTGTAGTCAAATGCAGGAAGCCATGCATATTTTTGAAGTACTTGGACTTCCAGAGCAAGTGGCTTACTATCAGGAACATTATGAAAAATTTGTAAATGTTTAA